From Mycobacterium lacus, one genomic window encodes:
- a CDS encoding nuclear transport factor 2 family protein: MSLSVTDRAALSDLVHRYAVYVDNRQFDSVAALFTAKAQLTVPDPPAALEPVVSHRGRQAIASAVGAVGQAVRTEHAIVGEVYDAGPQPTSARGRVACIAHHWIQRADEVVDAVWHLRYDDGYELTDTGWRISCRALTINAIEILPVHRLRPGDAD, from the coding sequence GTGAGCCTTTCAGTGACCGACCGAGCCGCCCTCAGCGACTTGGTACACCGGTATGCAGTCTACGTCGACAATCGTCAATTCGATTCTGTTGCAGCGCTTTTCACTGCGAAAGCCCAGCTAACGGTGCCTGATCCGCCGGCGGCGCTCGAACCGGTCGTTTCACATCGGGGCCGGCAAGCCATCGCCAGCGCGGTCGGCGCCGTTGGCCAGGCCGTGCGTACCGAGCACGCGATCGTCGGTGAGGTCTACGACGCGGGCCCACAGCCAACCAGCGCGCGGGGGCGCGTCGCATGCATCGCGCACCATTGGATTCAGCGCGCGGATGAGGTGGTCGATGCGGTTTGGCACCTGCGCTACGACGACGGGTACGAGTTGACCGACACCGGCTGGCGGATCAGCTGCCGGGCGTTGACCATCAATGCGATTGAGATCCTGCCGGTGCACCGGTTGCGACCAGGCGACGCCGACTAA
- the malQ gene encoding 4-alpha-glucanotransferase, whose protein sequence is MTELAPSLVELAKRFGIATGYEDWTGRHVLVSEATLVAVLAALGVSASNERERNAALTAHLRSYWARRLPATIVARAGAQARFWVHVTHGCPAEVWLQLEDGTVRGGVRQVDNFTPPFDLDGRWIGEASFVLPGDLPLGYHRVHLRSSDLEASTALIVTPDWLGLPERLGTRRAWGLAIQLYSVRSQKSWGVGDLTDLADVALWSATRHGADFVLVNPLHAAALAGPSRLMEPSPYLPTSRRFVNPIYLRVEAIPELADLPKRARVRRLGAEVRQRAGQVDTIDRDGAWAAKRAALKLLHRVPRSAGRELAYAAFRAREGRALDDFATWCALAETYGSDWHQWPESLQHPEGPGVAKFVDKHADAVDFHRWLQWQLDEQLAAAQAQAVRAGMALGIVHDLAVGVHPDGADAWALQDALALGVSAGAPPDEFNQLGQDWSQPPWRPDRLGELEYRPFRALIQAVLRHAGGVRIDHIIGLFRLWWIPHGAAPTQGTYVRYDHEAMIGIVALEAHRAGAVVVGEDLGTVEPWVRDYLLLRGLLGTSILWFELDRDGHGGPLPAERWREYCLSSVTTHDLPPTVGYLAGDHVRLRESLGLLTRPVEAELASGRTQQAAWMAELRRVGLLQDGAEADPEQIVVALYRYLGRTPSRLLGVALTDAIGDRRAQNQPGTTDEYPNWRVPLTGPDGRPVMLEDVFTSRRAATLAEAVRAQIERAGRS, encoded by the coding sequence ATGACTGAGCTGGCGCCCTCGCTGGTCGAACTTGCCAAGCGATTCGGCATCGCTACCGGGTACGAGGACTGGACCGGCCGGCATGTACTCGTCTCGGAAGCCACGCTGGTCGCGGTGCTCGCCGCCCTCGGCGTCTCGGCGAGCAACGAGCGGGAGCGCAACGCGGCCCTGACCGCGCATCTGCGGTCGTACTGGGCACGTCGGTTGCCAGCGACCATCGTCGCGCGGGCCGGCGCGCAGGCGCGGTTCTGGGTGCACGTGACCCACGGTTGCCCGGCCGAAGTGTGGTTGCAGCTGGAGGACGGCACGGTGCGGGGCGGGGTACGACAGGTCGACAACTTCACCCCGCCGTTCGATCTTGACGGACGCTGGATCGGCGAAGCCAGCTTCGTGCTGCCCGGCGACCTGCCCCTGGGCTACCACCGCGTGCACCTACGTTCTAGTGATCTTGAGGCCAGCACCGCGCTCATCGTGACGCCGGATTGGCTGGGGCTTCCGGAAAGGCTAGGGACCCGCCGTGCGTGGGGCCTGGCCATCCAGCTCTACAGCGTGCGGTCGCAAAAGTCGTGGGGCGTTGGTGATCTCACCGATCTGGCTGATGTGGCACTGTGGTCGGCGACCCGGCATGGCGCGGACTTTGTGCTGGTCAATCCCTTGCATGCGGCGGCGCTGGCTGGGCCGTCACGCCTCATGGAGCCGTCGCCGTACTTGCCGACATCTCGGCGCTTCGTCAACCCCATCTATCTTCGGGTCGAGGCGATTCCCGAACTCGCCGACCTGCCCAAGCGCGCGCGGGTGCGACGATTGGGCGCGGAGGTCCGGCAACGGGCCGGCCAAGTGGACACCATTGACCGTGACGGCGCGTGGGCGGCCAAGCGCGCGGCGCTCAAGCTCCTGCACCGGGTGCCACGGTCGGCGGGCCGCGAGCTCGCATACGCGGCCTTTCGCGCGCGGGAGGGCCGCGCCCTCGATGACTTCGCCACATGGTGCGCGCTGGCCGAGACGTACGGCTCCGACTGGCATCAATGGCCGGAATCGCTGCAGCATCCGGAGGGCCCGGGGGTCGCGAAATTCGTCGACAAGCACGCCGACGCGGTCGATTTCCACCGCTGGCTGCAATGGCAGCTCGACGAGCAACTCGCCGCGGCGCAAGCCCAGGCGGTGCGGGCCGGAATGGCGTTGGGCATCGTGCACGACCTCGCCGTCGGCGTGCATCCCGATGGGGCCGATGCCTGGGCGCTGCAGGACGCCCTGGCCCTGGGAGTGAGCGCGGGCGCGCCGCCGGACGAGTTCAATCAACTCGGCCAGGACTGGTCGCAGCCGCCGTGGCGGCCCGACCGGCTCGGCGAGCTGGAGTATCGCCCCTTCCGCGCACTGATCCAGGCTGTGCTGCGGCATGCGGGTGGGGTGCGCATCGACCACATCATCGGACTGTTCCGGCTGTGGTGGATCCCCCACGGCGCCGCGCCGACCCAAGGCACCTATGTGCGCTACGACCATGAAGCGATGATCGGCATCGTCGCCCTGGAAGCACACCGGGCCGGGGCGGTCGTGGTCGGCGAAGATCTCGGCACGGTCGAACCATGGGTCAGGGACTACTTACTATTGCGCGGCCTGCTCGGCACGTCGATTCTTTGGTTCGAGCTGGATCGCGACGGCCACGGTGGTCCCCTGCCGGCCGAGCGCTGGCGGGAGTACTGCCTGTCGTCGGTTACGACCCACGACCTGCCGCCGACGGTCGGCTACCTGGCTGGCGATCACGTCCGACTCCGCGAGTCGCTGGGGTTGTTGACCAGGCCCGTCGAGGCGGAACTCGCATCCGGTCGGACCCAGCAGGCGGCCTGGATGGCCGAGTTGCGCCGGGTGGGGCTACTGCAGGACGGTGCCGAAGCCGACCCAGAACAGATCGTCGTGGCCCTCTACCGGTACCTGGGCCGAACGCCGTCTCGGCTGTTGGGGGTGGCCCTGACCGACGCGATTGGTGATCGCCGCGCACAGAACCAGCCGGGCACCACCGACGAGTACCCCAACTGGCGGGTTCCGCTGACCGGGCCCGACGGCCGGCCGGTGATGCTCGAGGACGTGTTCACCAGTCGCAGGGCGGCCACCCTGGCCGAGGCGGTGCGCGCCCAGATAGAGCGGGCAGGTCGCTCGTGA
- the eccB gene encoding type VII secretion protein EccB: protein MAEERRGQRGSGYGLGLSTRTQVTGYQFLARRTAMALTRWRVRMEIEPGRRQTLAVVASISAALVICLGALLWSFISPSGQINESPIIADRDSGALYVRVGDRLYPALNLASARLITGRPDNPHLVKSSQIAGMPHGPLVGIPGAPSTFAPKSPPASSWLVCDTVATSTGVSAPGGVTVTVIDGAPDLTSHRRVLSGSDAVVLSYGGDAWVIREGRRSKIDATDRSVLLPLGLTPEQVSQAKPMSHALYDALPVGPELVVPEIPNAGAAATFAGAPGPVGTVLVTPQISGPQQYSLVLTDGVQTLPPLVAQILQNAGGPGNTKPVTVEPSALAKMPVVNRMDLSAYPDNPLEVVDLRENPATCWWWERTAGENRSRVQVVTGPTIPVRATDVNKVVTLVKSDTSGREADQVYFGPDYANFVAVTGNNPAAQTTESLWWLTEAGARFGVDDTKEAREALGLNLAPSLAPWVALRLLPQGPTLSRADALVEHDTLPMDMTPAELVVPK, encoded by the coding sequence GTGGCTGAAGAGCGCCGCGGGCAGCGGGGGTCGGGGTATGGCCTTGGGTTGTCGACGCGGACCCAGGTAACCGGTTATCAATTCCTTGCGCGACGCACCGCGATGGCGTTGACACGCTGGCGGGTGCGCATGGAGATCGAACCGGGCCGTCGCCAGACGCTAGCGGTGGTGGCATCTATCTCCGCGGCCCTGGTGATCTGCCTGGGGGCGTTGCTGTGGTCGTTCATCAGCCCGTCCGGTCAGATCAATGAGTCGCCGATCATCGCCGACCGTGACTCCGGCGCGCTGTACGTGCGCGTGGGTGACAGGTTGTATCCGGCGTTGAATTTGGCATCGGCTCGGCTGATCACCGGGCGGCCCGATAACCCGCACCTGGTCAAGTCCAGCCAGATCGCCGGCATGCCGCACGGGCCGCTGGTGGGTATCCCGGGTGCGCCGTCGACTTTTGCGCCAAAGAGTCCACCGGCGTCGTCCTGGCTGGTGTGTGACACGGTCGCCACCTCAACTGGCGTCAGCGCGCCCGGAGGGGTGACGGTGACGGTGATAGACGGCGCCCCGGACCTCACGAGTCACCGACGGGTATTGAGCGGGTCGGACGCGGTGGTGTTGAGCTACGGCGGCGACGCGTGGGTCATCCGCGAGGGACGTCGGTCAAAGATCGACGCAACCGACCGGTCGGTGTTGTTGCCATTGGGGTTGACCCCGGAGCAAGTCAGTCAGGCAAAACCGATGAGTCATGCACTGTACGACGCGTTGCCGGTGGGGCCGGAGTTAGTGGTCCCCGAAATACCGAACGCGGGCGCCGCGGCGACGTTTGCCGGCGCTCCCGGTCCCGTCGGGACCGTGCTTGTCACACCCCAGATCAGCGGGCCGCAACAGTATTCCCTGGTTTTGACCGACGGCGTGCAGACGCTTCCGCCGTTGGTCGCACAGATCCTGCAGAATGCGGGTGGCCCGGGGAATACCAAGCCGGTGACCGTCGAACCGTCCGCGTTGGCGAAAATGCCGGTGGTCAACAGGATGGATCTGTCGGCCTACCCGGACAACCCGTTGGAGGTAGTCGACCTTCGCGAAAATCCGGCGACGTGCTGGTGGTGGGAGCGGACGGCAGGCGAGAACCGGTCCCGGGTCCAAGTGGTGACCGGGCCCACCATCCCGGTCAGGGCCACCGACGTGAACAAGGTGGTGACCCTGGTGAAGTCCGACACGAGTGGCCGCGAAGCGGACCAGGTCTATTTCGGCCCCGACTATGCGAACTTCGTCGCCGTCACCGGCAACAATCCGGCCGCCCAAACGACGGAATCGCTGTGGTGGCTGACGGAGGCGGGCGCGCGGTTCGGAGTTGACGACACCAAGGAAGCGCGCGAGGCATTGGGTTTGAACCTGGCGCCCAGCCTGGCGCCGTGGGTGGCGCTGCGGCTATTGCCACAAGGCCCGACGCTGTCACGAGCGGATGCGTTAGTAGAGCACGACACCCTACCGATGGACATGACCCCTGCAGAGTTGGTGGTACCGAAGTGA
- the eccCa gene encoding type VII secretion protein EccCa: protein MKRGFARPTPEKAPVIKPENIVLPTPLSIPPPEGKPWWIVVVGVLVIGLLIGMVGMVFASGSHLFMGAGAIFPIFMVGGMAMMMFGGRFGGQQQMSRPKLDAMRAQFMLMLDMLRETAQESADSMDANYRWFHPAPTTLAAAVGSQRMWERKPDGKDLNFGVVRVGVGMTRPEVTWGEPQNMPTDIELEPVTGKALQEFGRYQSVVYNLPKMVSLLVEPWYALVGEREQVLGLMRAIICQLAFSHGPDHVQMIVVSSDLEQWDWVKWLPHFGDPRRQDAAGNARMVYSSVREFAAEQAELFAGRGSFTPRHASSSAQTPTPHHVIIADVADPQWEYVISAEGVDGVTFFDLTGAAMWTDVPERVLKFDKLGVIEALPRDRDTWMVIDDKAWFFALTDQLSIAEAEEFAQKLARWRLAEAYEEIGQRVAHIGARDILSYYGIDDPGSIDFDELWGRRTDTMGRSRLRAPFGNRSDNGELLFLDMKSLDEGGDGPHGVMSGTTGSGKSTLVRTVIESLMLGHPPEELQFVLADLKGGSAVKPFAGVPHVSRIITDLEEDQALMERFLDALWGEIARRKAVCDSAGVDDAKEYNSVRSRMRARGQDMAPLPMLVVVIDEFYEWFRIMPTAVDVLDSIGRQGRAYWIHLMMASQTIESRAEKLMENMGYRLVLKARTAGAAQAAGVPNAVNLPAQAGLGYFRKSLEDIIRFQAEFLWRDYYRPGVTIDGEEAPALVHSIDYVRPQLFTNSFTPLEVSVGGPEVEPAAAQSNGEVFEIEGEEDDEDEEGIRTPKVGTVIIDQLRKIKFEPYRLWQPPLTVPVAIDELVDRFLGRQWQKDYGTAKDLVFPIGIIDRPFKHDQPPWTVDTSGPGANVLILGAGGSGKTTALQTLICSAALTHTPEQVQFYCLAYSSTALTTVAQLPHVGEVAGPTDPYGVRRTVAELLALVRERKRSFLECGIASMEVFRRRKFSGEAGPVPNDGFGDVYLVIDNYRALAEENEVLIEQVNQIINQGPSFGVHVVVTADRESELRPPVRSGFGSRVELRLAAVEDAKLVRSRFAKDVPVKPGRGMVAVNYVRLDSDPQAGLHTLVARPALASTPDNVFESDSVVAAVSRLTSGQAPPVRRLPARFGVEQVRELAARDIRQGVGAGGIAWAISELDLQPVYLNFAENAHLMITGRRECGRTTALATIMSEIGRLYAPGSSSAPTPPQGRPSAQVWLVDPRRQLLTALGSDYVEKFAYNLDGVQAMMGDLAAALAGREPPPGLSAEELLARSWWSGPEIFLIVDDIQQLPPGFDSPLHKAVPWVTRAADVGLHVIVTRTFGGWSSAGSDPMLRALHQANAPLLVMDADPDEGFIRGKMKGGPLPRGRGLLMAEDTGVFVQVAATEVRK, encoded by the coding sequence GTGAAACGTGGGTTTGCGCGGCCGACACCGGAGAAGGCCCCGGTAATTAAGCCGGAGAACATCGTCCTGCCCACGCCGTTGAGCATTCCGCCACCGGAGGGCAAGCCCTGGTGGATCGTGGTGGTGGGCGTCCTGGTGATCGGCCTGTTGATCGGCATGGTGGGCATGGTCTTCGCCAGCGGTTCACACCTATTCATGGGCGCCGGCGCGATTTTCCCGATCTTCATGGTTGGCGGGATGGCGATGATGATGTTCGGCGGCCGGTTCGGCGGCCAGCAGCAGATGAGCCGGCCGAAATTGGACGCGATGCGCGCTCAGTTCATGTTGATGCTGGACATGCTGCGCGAGACGGCCCAGGAGTCGGCGGACAGCATGGACGCCAACTACCGCTGGTTTCACCCGGCACCCACCACGCTGGCGGCTGCCGTCGGATCGCAGCGGATGTGGGAGCGCAAGCCCGACGGCAAGGACCTCAACTTCGGCGTGGTGCGAGTCGGCGTAGGCATGACCCGTCCCGAGGTGACCTGGGGCGAGCCGCAGAACATGCCGACCGACATCGAACTGGAGCCGGTGACCGGCAAGGCACTGCAGGAATTCGGGCGCTACCAAAGCGTCGTCTACAACCTGCCCAAGATGGTTTCCCTTCTGGTGGAACCCTGGTATGCGCTGGTCGGCGAGCGCGAGCAGGTACTGGGGTTGATGCGGGCGATCATCTGCCAGCTGGCGTTCTCCCACGGGCCCGACCACGTGCAAATGATCGTTGTTAGTTCCGATTTGGAGCAATGGGACTGGGTGAAGTGGCTTCCGCACTTCGGCGATCCTCGGCGTCAGGACGCGGCGGGTAACGCGCGGATGGTCTACAGCTCGGTGCGTGAATTCGCCGCGGAGCAAGCCGAATTGTTCGCCGGCCGTGGTTCATTCACGCCGCGGCATGCCAGTTCGTCCGCGCAGACGCCTACCCCTCACCACGTGATCATCGCCGACGTCGCAGATCCTCAGTGGGAGTATGTCATCAGTGCCGAGGGCGTCGACGGGGTGACGTTCTTCGACTTGACCGGCGCTGCGATGTGGACAGACGTTCCGGAGCGGGTGCTGAAATTCGACAAGTTGGGCGTGATCGAGGCGCTGCCTCGTGACCGCGACACCTGGATGGTCATCGACGACAAGGCATGGTTCTTCGCCCTCACCGACCAGCTCAGCATCGCGGAGGCAGAAGAGTTCGCGCAGAAGCTGGCGCGCTGGCGGCTCGCCGAGGCGTACGAGGAGATCGGCCAGCGGGTCGCCCACATCGGCGCCCGAGACATCTTGTCCTACTACGGGATTGACGATCCCGGCTCGATCGACTTCGACGAGCTGTGGGGCAGGCGCACCGACACGATGGGCAGGTCGCGGTTGCGGGCACCGTTCGGAAACCGGTCCGACAACGGCGAGTTGCTGTTCTTGGACATGAAGTCCCTCGACGAAGGCGGCGACGGCCCGCACGGTGTCATGTCGGGTACAACGGGTTCGGGCAAATCGACCCTGGTGCGAACGGTGATCGAGTCGCTGATGCTCGGCCATCCGCCCGAGGAGCTGCAGTTCGTTCTGGCCGACCTCAAGGGTGGGTCGGCCGTCAAGCCGTTCGCCGGCGTGCCGCACGTGTCGCGGATCATCACCGACCTGGAAGAAGACCAGGCATTGATGGAGCGCTTCCTAGACGCGCTGTGGGGCGAGATCGCCCGCCGCAAGGCGGTATGCGACAGCGCCGGTGTCGACGACGCCAAGGAGTACAACTCGGTACGGTCCAGAATGCGGGCGCGGGGGCAGGACATGGCGCCGCTGCCGATGCTCGTCGTGGTCATCGACGAGTTCTACGAGTGGTTCCGCATCATGCCCACCGCGGTGGATGTCCTCGACTCGATCGGCCGGCAGGGCCGCGCCTACTGGATCCACCTGATGATGGCCTCGCAGACCATTGAGAGCCGCGCCGAAAAGCTCATGGAGAACATGGGTTACCGCTTGGTACTGAAAGCGCGTACCGCTGGGGCCGCACAGGCGGCCGGGGTGCCGAATGCGGTGAACCTGCCGGCCCAGGCCGGGTTGGGCTATTTCCGTAAGAGTCTCGAGGACATCATCCGGTTCCAGGCCGAGTTCCTGTGGCGGGACTACTACCGCCCCGGCGTCACTATCGACGGCGAGGAGGCGCCAGCGTTGGTGCACAGCATCGATTACGTTCGCCCGCAACTATTTACGAACTCGTTCACTCCGCTCGAGGTGAGCGTGGGCGGCCCCGAGGTCGAGCCGGCGGCGGCGCAATCGAATGGCGAGGTGTTCGAAATCGAGGGCGAAGAGGACGACGAGGACGAGGAAGGGATCAGGACACCGAAAGTCGGGACGGTGATCATTGATCAGTTGCGCAAGATCAAGTTCGAGCCGTACCGGTTATGGCAGCCGCCGCTAACCGTGCCGGTCGCCATCGATGAACTGGTCGACCGGTTCCTGGGTCGCCAGTGGCAAAAGGACTACGGCACCGCCAAGGATCTGGTGTTCCCGATCGGGATCATCGACCGCCCGTTCAAGCATGATCAGCCGCCGTGGACGGTCGACACTTCCGGGCCGGGCGCCAATGTGCTGATCCTGGGCGCCGGCGGTTCGGGAAAGACCACCGCGCTGCAGACACTGATCTGCTCGGCGGCGTTGACCCACACACCCGAGCAGGTCCAGTTCTACTGCCTGGCCTACAGCAGCACCGCGTTGACCACCGTGGCCCAGTTGCCCCATGTGGGTGAGGTCGCCGGTCCCACGGACCCTTACGGCGTGCGCCGGACGGTGGCCGAACTGCTGGCGTTGGTCCGCGAGCGCAAGCGCAGCTTCCTCGAATGTGGAATCGCCTCGATGGAGGTGTTCCGGCGCCGCAAGTTCAGCGGTGAGGCTGGCCCGGTGCCCAACGACGGGTTCGGCGATGTCTACCTGGTGATCGACAACTACCGCGCGCTTGCCGAAGAAAACGAAGTGCTGATCGAACAGGTGAACCAGATCATCAATCAGGGGCCCTCGTTCGGCGTGCACGTGGTGGTCACCGCCGATCGCGAATCGGAACTACGGCCGCCGGTGCGTAGCGGGTTTGGTTCCCGGGTCGAATTGCGCCTGGCCGCGGTGGAAGATGCCAAGTTGGTGAGATCCAGGTTCGCCAAGGACGTTCCGGTCAAGCCGGGCCGGGGCATGGTTGCGGTCAACTACGTCCGACTCGACAGCGACCCGCAGGCGGGCCTGCACACACTGGTGGCGCGGCCGGCATTGGCGAGCACACCCGACAACGTCTTCGAGTCCGACAGCGTGGTCGCGGCGGTGAGCCGCCTCACCAGCGGTCAGGCCCCGCCGGTACGCCGCCTGCCGGCGCGGTTCGGCGTGGAGCAAGTGCGCGAACTGGCCGCACGAGACATCCGTCAAGGGGTCGGCGCGGGCGGAATCGCCTGGGCGATATCCGAATTGGACCTGCAGCCGGTGTACTTGAATTTCGCCGAGAACGCGCATTTGATGATTACGGGTCGGCGCGAATGTGGGCGTACCACGGCGCTGGCCACCATCATGTCCGAAATCGGTCGGCTGTATGCCCCCGGCTCGAGCAGCGCACCCACGCCGCCCCAAGGGCGACCTTCGGCACAGGTATGGCTGGTCGATCCGCGCCGTCAGCTGCTGACCGCGCTGGGCTCGGACTATGTGGAGAAGTTTGCCTACAACCTCGACGGCGTGCAGGCAATGATGGGTGATCTGGCGGCGGCGTTGGCAGGCCGCGAGCCTCCACCTGGGTTGTCCGCGGAAGAGCTGTTGGCGCGGTCGTGGTGGAGCGGCCCGGAAATCTTCCTGATCGTCGACGACATCCAGCAGCTGCCACCTGGCTTCGATTCACCTCTGCACAAGGCAGTTCCTTGGGTGACCCGGGCCGCCGACGTCGGATTGCACGTGATTGTCACCCGCACCTTCGGCGGCTGGTCCTCCGCAGGCAGCGACCCGATGCTGCGGGCACTGCATCAGGCGAATGCACCGCTGCTGGTGATGGACGCCGACCCCGACGAGGGTTTTATCCGCGGCAAGATGAAGGGCGGTCCGCTGCCCCGCGGCCGAGGCCTGTTGATGGCGGAAGACACCGGTGTGTTCGTCCAGGTGGCGGCGACCGAGGTGCGCAAGTAG
- a CDS encoding cytochrome P450: MSTLDEGQAGAFHLPRLEFSTLPMATDRGLGWKTLRDAGPVVFMNGWYYLTRREDVLSALRNTKVFSSREALQPPGNPLPVLPLAFDPPEHTRYRRILQPFFSPAALSKKLPELRDHTVAMIDAIADRGECEAMADFANLFPFQLFLALYGLPLQDRDRLIAWKDAVMGMSDKPYPSHEDIAAQQALFEYLVAAIAERKKHPGPDVLSQVLIGEDPLSEIEVLGLSHLLILAGLDTVTAAVGFCLLELARRPRLREMLRDEPKQTRVFIEEIVRLEPSAPVAPRITTDLVNVGGMTLPAGSPVRLCMAAVNRDGSDAMSTDELVMDGKVHRHWGFGGGPHRCLGSHLARLELTLVVGEWLKRIPEFELAPGYTPEIRFPSKSFALKTLPLRWS; encoded by the coding sequence ATGAGCACTCTCGACGAGGGCCAGGCTGGCGCGTTTCATCTACCGCGGCTTGAATTCTCGACCCTGCCGATGGCCACTGACCGGGGTCTCGGGTGGAAGACCCTCCGCGACGCGGGGCCCGTAGTCTTCATGAACGGCTGGTACTACCTGACTCGGCGCGAAGACGTGCTCTCGGCTCTGCGGAACACGAAGGTGTTCTCCTCCAGGGAGGCGCTCCAACCGCCGGGAAATCCACTGCCGGTGCTTCCGCTGGCGTTCGACCCGCCGGAGCACACCAGATACCGCAGGATCCTGCAGCCCTTCTTCAGTCCGGCCGCATTGAGTAAGAAGCTGCCGGAACTGCGTGACCACACGGTCGCCATGATCGACGCGATCGCCGACCGGGGCGAGTGCGAAGCGATGGCAGATTTCGCGAATCTGTTTCCATTTCAGCTGTTTCTGGCCCTGTACGGACTGCCGCTACAGGATCGTGACCGTCTGATTGCCTGGAAAGACGCCGTCATGGGCATGTCGGACAAGCCCTACCCCTCTCACGAGGACATCGCCGCGCAGCAGGCCCTATTCGAGTATCTGGTGGCGGCGATCGCCGAACGCAAAAAGCATCCGGGCCCAGACGTGCTGTCGCAAGTCCTCATCGGCGAGGACCCGCTCAGCGAGATCGAGGTGCTGGGCTTGAGTCACCTGTTGATACTGGCCGGACTGGACACCGTGACGGCGGCGGTGGGTTTCTGCCTGCTCGAACTCGCGCGCAGGCCGCGGCTGCGGGAGATGCTTCGCGACGAGCCCAAGCAGACGAGGGTTTTCATCGAAGAGATCGTCCGGCTGGAGCCGTCGGCGCCGGTGGCCCCCCGGATTACCACCGACTTGGTCAATGTCGGCGGCATGACGCTACCCGCGGGTTCACCGGTGCGGTTGTGCATGGCCGCCGTCAACCGTGACGGCAGCGACGCGATGTCTACCGACGAGTTGGTCATGGACGGAAAGGTGCACCGGCACTGGGGGTTTGGCGGCGGACCGCACCGTTGCCTGGGGTCGCATCTAGCACGCCTTGAGCTGACCCTGGTTGTCGGTGAATGGCTCAAGAGAATCCCCGAGTTCGAGCTGGCTCCGGGCTACACGCCCGAAATCCGATTCCCGTCGAAATCCTTCGCGCTCAAGACATTGCCGCTGCGGTGGAGCTGA
- a CDS encoding ferredoxin, producing the protein MKVRLERSRCVGHAQCYAVDPDLFPIDDSGYSILEEHEVRPEDEQVTRDGVAACPEMALILEDD; encoded by the coding sequence GTGAAGGTTCGCCTCGAGCGGTCGAGATGCGTGGGGCATGCCCAGTGCTACGCCGTCGATCCAGACTTGTTCCCGATCGACGACTCGGGCTACTCGATCCTCGAGGAGCACGAGGTGCGACCCGAGGACGAACAGGTGACCCGAGACGGCGTCGCCGCCTGCCCCGAGATGGCGCTCATCCTTGAGGACGACTGA
- a CDS encoding PPE family protein: MDFGALPPEVNSGRMYSGPGMGPMLAAAAAWDGLAAELGSAASGYASVISELSSSPWLGPASMAMVASATPYFTWLDSAAELAEQAGMQARAAAAAYEAAFAMTVPPPVIAANRVLLMTLIATNFFGQNTPAIAATEAQYAEMWAQDAAAMYGYAGASATASELTPFTEPAQATDATGLAAQAAAVSKAAATPGAASAQTVAAAAPELTIGSAVPGLLQQLSTAASAAMLDLNNSQIAQLLGTITPAMRTSLVRTMGLSYFAVGIPQFFASIGQQLTFGPGGTTAGSGGAWYPTPQFAGLGLGGGGPASASLASAVKVGPLSVPPTWIATETALEQRVARLVGANVAAAGSPNAANGVLNGLPMRGAGRRAAAGFTHKYGFRQSVLTRPPSAG; this comes from the coding sequence TTGGACTTTGGGGCGTTACCGCCGGAGGTCAATTCGGGCCGGATGTATAGCGGCCCGGGGATGGGGCCGATGTTGGCTGCCGCTGCGGCCTGGGATGGGCTGGCCGCGGAGTTGGGTTCGGCTGCCAGCGGCTATGCGTCGGTGATTTCGGAGTTGTCCAGTTCGCCGTGGTTGGGTCCGGCGTCGATGGCGATGGTGGCCTCGGCCACGCCCTATTTTACCTGGCTGGACTCCGCGGCTGAGTTGGCGGAGCAGGCGGGCATGCAGGCCCGGGCGGCCGCGGCGGCGTATGAGGCCGCGTTTGCGATGACAGTGCCTCCGCCGGTGATCGCGGCCAACCGGGTGTTGTTGATGACGCTGATCGCGACGAACTTCTTCGGTCAGAACACGCCGGCGATCGCGGCCACCGAGGCGCAGTATGCCGAGATGTGGGCCCAAGATGCCGCCGCGATGTACGGCTATGCCGGTGCCTCGGCGACCGCCTCGGAGCTGACACCGTTCACCGAGCCCGCACAGGCCACCGATGCGACCGGGCTGGCCGCACAGGCAGCCGCGGTCAGCAAGGCCGCCGCGACGCCGGGCGCCGCTTCCGCACAGACCGTAGCCGCGGCGGCCCCAGAGCTGACGATCGGCTCCGCGGTGCCCGGGTTGCTGCAGCAACTATCGACAGCCGCGTCGGCGGCCATGCTGGATCTGAACAACTCGCAGATTGCGCAGTTGTTGGGGACGATCACCCCCGCAATGAGAACCTCCTTGGTTCGTACCATGGGTCTTTCATATTTCGCCGTGGGCATACCGCAGTTCTTTGCCTCGATCGGGCAGCAGTTGACGTTTGGCCCTGGTGGAACGACGGCCGGTTCGGGTGGTGCGTGGTATCCGACGCCGCAGTTTGCGGGGCTGGGTCTAGGCGGCGGTGGGCCCGCGTCGGCAAGCTTGGCGTCGGCGGTCAAGGTGGGGCCGTTGTCGGTGCCGCCGACCTGGATTGCCACGGAGACGGCCTTGGAGCAGCGGGTCGCGCGCCTGGTGGGCGCCAATGTCGCCGCCGCCGGCTCACCCAACGCGGCCAATGGTGTGCTCAACGGATTGCCGATGCGCGGCGCCGGTCGGCGCGCCGCCGCGGGCTTCACCCACAAATACGGCTTCCGGCAAAGCGTCCTAACTCGTCCACCGTCGGCCGGATAA